The following nucleotide sequence is from Candidatus Auribacterota bacterium.
ATATCCGCCCTGCGGATGTTCTCGATCGCCTTTATCTTGACGTCGAGGAGCGGCTTCCCGCGCGTGACCTTATAGATCGCGTCGTCGAGGCCGTCGAACTGCAGGTAGATGGTGTGGAGCCCCGCCTCCTTCGCCCGCATCGCGAAGTCGGGGTCGTTGAAGGAGATGCCGTTCGACGCGATCTGGATGTGGGAAAACCCCATCCGGCCCGCGAGCTTCATGATCTCGTGGAACTGCGGGTGCAGGGTGGGCTCGCCGCCCGAGAACTGGATGATCCTCCCCGCCACCGGGCGCTCGTTCCGATAGGTCTGGAGCATCGCCGCGACCTGGTCGAGCGACGGCTCGTAGACGTAGCCGGTCACGTTGGCGTTGGCGAAGCAGATCGGACAGGTGAGGTTGCAGCGGTTGGTGAGGTCGATATTCCCCATGACGGTATGGTTCAGGTGCATGCCGCAGAGGCCGCAGCTCGAGGGGCAATTCACCTCTCCCGTGACGTTGGGGTTGCTCACGCCGTAGCCGGTGTCAAAGGTCCAGCGCTCATTCCTCAGGTAGAGATCGACATCACCCCAGTAAATATCCCTGCACTCGCCGTGTTCGGGACAGGTCTTTCGCATCATGACCTTGCCATTTTCCTCATACAGCTCCGCGGGGATGACCTTGAGGCACTGCGGGCAGAGCGACTGGATCGTTTTCGGCAGCCCTCTCTTCAATGGCTCCCTGGGATATCCTGCAAGCGTCTGGTCTCTTTCCTGGGTATCAATAGAATACGCTAAAGATGGCGTCCTCACACCAACCCTCCTTTTCTTGACTCCTTAAGGGGTGTAATATTAGCTTAGTATATGCTCAAAAATCAAGTTTAAACGGCCTTTTGGAGTAATGGGACAGTTATAGGGGGGCAAATGTGATATTACTGTGGTGTAGGGGCACGATTCCCGTCTGGAGCCGGGCAGGTATAGCGCTTGCCCGTAAGGGCCCGGGTTCGATAAAACTTGTCCTGAGCGGAGCCGAAGGATCGAACCACTACAGATTTATACCTCCCATAACTGGTGTGTCCCCGGTGTTCGCGCGAGATGCGGATCGTCGCGCTGATCGACGACCGGGCGGTGATCGAGCGCATCCTGCGCCATCTCGGC
It contains:
- a CDS encoding radical SAM protein, with the protein product MRTPSLAYSIDTQERDQTLAGYPREPLKRGLPKTIQSLCPQCLKVIPAELYEENGKVMMRKTCPEHGECRDIYWGDVDLYLRNERWTFDTGYGVSNPNVTGEVNCPSSCGLCGMHLNHTVMGNIDLTNRCNLTCPICFANANVTGYVYEPSLDQVAAMLQTYRNERPVAGRIIQFSGGEPTLHPQFHEIMKLAGRMGFSHIQIASNGISFNDPDFAMRAKEAGLHTIYLQFDGLDDAIYKVTRGKPLLDVKIKAIENIRRADMKIALVCTIVRGVNDGAVGDILRFAIANADVIAAISFQPVCFTGRISHAERMEKRITLPDVMLGLERQTGIVKRSDFYPLSFVSPFSKFIGALRGEEITNLTCHPHCTLCTYLVIDDEGKAIPMSRFIDVEGLVTDMNRLAGKTAKSRFKTFAKMRAWNSLRRHYHEDRAPRGLSFTKYLHTLNGMLDKKVGRAKNARTFRTMMVGGMHFMDAYNYDLSRIR